A genome region from Penaeus chinensis breed Huanghai No. 1 chromosome 22, ASM1920278v2, whole genome shotgun sequence includes the following:
- the LOC125036902 gene encoding serine/threonine-protein kinase meng-po-like — MSGLSKSASFHRVKTFELPRLELDRQFSNVKLLAEGWYAKVYSALHHDSDSNVVLKCVQKETTKKKDFFRELHYNYYLSPHPNIVNSFDVAFDTSNSFVFAQELAPYGDLSQFVRKGGLGEVRAKRVAEQIAFALEFVHSKDLVHRDIRLENIFVFDSDLTRVKLGDFGSTQRVGALVKKVNVRVPWAPPEVCQAVYNEGYHAETPLDAWQMGILIFVCLTGSYPWYSADITDRHYNSWVAWLKRKTTKVPRRFKCFTPRLLRLLRRLLEPKPEKRAGVREVYKYVSDSWLIKGMDPVDIAFDESSSEIFVTSTKPMYECAEKKKLVELLRSYGIQTTVDKRETTKRICEWLLTSSSSAQRGM, encoded by the coding sequence ATGAGTGGGCTGAGCAAGAGCGCCAGTTTCCACCGCGTCAAGACCTTCGAGCTGCCGCGCCTGGAGCTCGACCGCCAGTTCTCCAACGTAAAGCTGCTGGCGGAGGGCTGGTACGCCAAGGTGTACTCGGCGCTGCACCACGACTCCGACAGCAACGTCGTGCTCAAGTGCGTCCAGAAGGAGACGACTAAGAAGAAGGATTTCTTCAGGGAGCTCCACTACAATTACTACCTCAGTCCTCATCCCAACATCGTGAACAGCTTCGACGTGGCCTTCGACACAAGCAACTCATTCGTGTTCGCGCAGGAGCTGGCGCCCTATGGGGACCTGTCGCAGTTCGTGCGGAAGGGCGGCCTCGGGGAGGTCCGAGCCAAGAGGGTGGCGGAGCAGATCGCCTTCGCCCTTGAGTTCGTGCACAGCAAGGACCTCGTGCATCGCGACATCCGCCTCGAAAACATCTTTGTCTTCGACAGTGACCTCACGCGCGTCAAGCTGGGTGACTTCGGCAGCACTCAGCGCGTGGGCGCCCTGGTCAAGAAGGTGAACGTGCGcgtgccatgggctccccccgaGGTGTGTCAGGCCGTATACAACGAGGGATACCACGCCGAAACGCCCCTCGACGCCTGGCAGATGGGCATCTTAATCTTTGTGTGCCTGACGGGCTCCTACCCTTGGTACTCCGCCGACATCACGGACCGACACTATAACTCATGGGTGGCGTGGCTCAAACGCAAGACTACTAAGGTCCCGCGACGCTTCAAGTGCTTCACGCCACGGCTCCTCCGCCTGCTGCGCCGCCTGCTGGAGCCGAAGCCCGAGAAACGCGCGGGCGtcagggaggtctacaaatacgTCTCGGACTCCTGGTTGATCAAGGGCATGGACCCCGTCGACATCGCCTTCGACGAGAGCTCCTCCGAGATCTTCGTGACGAGCACGAAGCCCATGTACGAGTGCGCCGAGAAAAAAAAGTTGGTGGAGCTCCTGCGCTCGTACGGGATCCAGACGACGGTGGACAAGAGAGAGACCACCAAGAGAATCTGCGAGTGGCTGCTCACCTCGTCCTCGTCCGCGCAAAGAGGCATGTAA